The Nitratidesulfovibrio sp. DNA segment CACGCGCGGCGGCGATCAGAACGGGGTTGGCCTGCACCACCAGCCCGGCGGCGGTCTTCAGGCCGCTGAAGCTGAAATCGAGGTTGTCGTTATCGACATAGGGCCGGGGAAACATGGCCGGAGTCACCCTGCCCTTGCGCCCCAGTTCGTCGATGGTGCGCCCGCCGGGATAGGCAAGGCCGAGCTGCTTGGCCACCTTGTCGAAGGCCTCGCCCGCCGCATCGTCCAGGGTGCGCCCCAGCAGTGGCATGTGGCGCGGCGATTCCATGCGGTAGATGTGGGTATGCCCGCCGGACACCAGCAGGCCCAGCGCAGGGTACGCCATCTCTGCGGCAATGCCCGCCGCCAGCAGGTGGGCGTGCAGATGGTTGACTCCCACCAGTCGGGCGCCGGTGGCCAGGGCCAACCCCTTGGCAAAGCCCATGCCCACCAGCAGGCTGCCCAGCAGGCCCGGCCCGCGTGCCACGGCCACCACGTCGATGTCGGCGGCGGTCACGTCCGCGCGGCGCAGCACCTCGTCGCACAAGGCACCGATGAGCCGGTAATGCTCGCGCGAGGCCAGTTCCGGCACCACCCCGCCGAACAGGGCGTGCACGTCGGCCTGCGAGGACATGACGTCGGCAATGACCACGCCGTCGCGCACAAGCGCCAGCGCGGTTTCATCGCACGAGGTTTCTATGCCGAGACAGAGCATGGAATTGTCCGCCTGATAGTTGCGGAGGGCATTGTTCCGCACAACCCTATGAAAACGTTTGGGGAGGTGGGAGGGGGAGGGAGGAACCCCTTTTGGCGCTCTGCGGTCGCCATCCGTAAGGATCACGCCGCGCGTTCGCCCAACGGCTGCCGCAAAAGGGGTTCCTCCCTCCCATAATATTTGCGCCGTTGCCCCACCCTACTTCGCGTGGCGGGTGTAGATGTCGGTCACGGCCTGCACGTCGCGGCGCGAGCCGATGAACAGGGGCACGCGCTCGTGAAGCGCCTGGGGCTTGATGTCCAGGATGCGCCCGGTACCGTCGGTGGCAAGGCCACCAGCCTGTTCGGCCAGAAAGGCCAGGGGCGAGGCTTCGCACTGCAGGCGCAGCTTGCCCTGGGGCTTTTGCGGGTCGCGCTGGTCCATGGGGTACATGAAGATGCCGCCGTACAGCAGGGTGCGGTGGAAGTCGGCAACCAGGGAACCCACGTAGCGCAGGGAATAGGGTTTGCCGCGCTCGTTGCCGGTGCCCTTGAAGTAGCCGACGGCCTCGCGGGTGGCTTCGTCCCAGTAGTGCCAGTAGGATTCGTTGACGGAGTATATCTTGCCCCGCTCGGGAATGCGGATGTCGGGGTGCGAGAGCAGGAATTCGCCCACGGTGGGGTCCAGGGTGAAGCCGTGCACGCCCTGGCCGGTGGAATACACCAGCATGGTGGAGGGGCCGTACAGGATGTAGCCTGCGGCCACCTGCTCGGCGCCCGACTGGAGCACGTCTTCCATGGTGGCGTCGTCGCCCGAGGGCGACTTGCGCCGCAGGATGGAGAAAATGGTGCCGACGTTGATGTTCACGTCGATGTTGGACGAACCATCCAGCGGATCGAAGATGAGGATGTAGTCGCCCCGGGTGAGCTTTTCGGAAACGCGGATGATGTCGGCGTTTTCTTCAGAGCCCATGGCGCACAGCGCGCCGGAGCGCTCCATGCGGTAGATGAGCACGCGGTTGGCGAATTCGTCCAGCTTCTGCACGTTCTCACCCTGCACGTTGACCTCGCCGGTGCCGCCCAGAACATCCAGCAGGCCCGCCTTGTTCACGCTGCGGGCGATGATCTTGGCGGACAGGATGAGGTCGTTCAGCAGGGTGGTGAACTGGCCGGTGGCCGCAGGCGAACGCTTCTGGTGTTGCAGCAGGTGCTCGGTGACGGTGACCTCTGGCATGGAGTGCTCCTGGCGGAACCGCGCCAGTGCGGCGCGGTGTGGAAGTACCGGGCGCGGCCCGGCGGATGAGGGAAAGGCCAGAAACGGCGCGCGCCGGGGCGCACCGCCCGTCAGATGACGGAAACGGATACGCCCCGGCGCAACGCGAACCTTATCGGATGGCTTCTTCCTTGACCTTCTGATCGTCCGACGCCTGCGGCGCGGGCTTGGTCAGGATGCTGCCCTCGGATTCGTCAAGTTCGGGGTAGGCGGGCTGGATTTCGGTCACCGGCTCGTTGGGGGTGTTGGCAGAACCCAGGGCGGCGGCCTGCTTGAGGATGGCAAGCTGTTCAGGCTTTTCGGGAAAGCTGCCAGCCTCGGGCACGGCGAAGACCAGCGGCAGGTTGCCGAGGTAGCGCGACACCCAGTAGAACTCGCCATTGGCGTTGGCGACGGACCCGTAGACGTTCTTGTCGACCACGCTGCCCCAATCGGTGGAAGCGATGGGGGTGGCCTGCGCGTCGAAGCGACCGGGCCACATGACCTGGCCGGGTGCGGCGATCATCAGGTCCGCCGGGCGCGACGAATACGGCAGCAGTGCGCGGATGTCGAAATGGGCGATGACGAGGCCCCGGAAATCGGTCCCGGAGTACACAGGCACGCCCACGTACACCTCGGGGCCCATGGGGGTTTCCTGCACGTAGCTGCGCAGGGCGCGCATGTTCTGCTTGGCGTCTTCCTTCAGCAGCGGGGCGAAATCCAGCGGCTTCATGGACGCCTCGGGCTGCTGGGCCATGACGTTGCCTTCGCTGTCCACGGCGGCCAAGCCGCTGATCCACGGAAAACGCTGGAACATCTGCTTGGCCCAGGCGGTGTCGGGCCTGCGGTCGCTGTTTTCCAGCGCCCGCTCAAGGGCGCGCAACTGGATGTCGATCCCGGCGAACCCTTCGGCCAGGCGGGCTTCCGCGGGTGCCACCTCGCCCTTGTCCTCAAGGTCGAGCTTGGCGGGCGTATTCAGATATTCCCGGTAGTACCGGCGGGTGTCCTTCCAGTACCCCTTGGCCTCGTGCTTGCACCCCGTCGCCAGCAGCACGCCCAGCGCGAGCAGCAGACAGGCGGCCTTGTTGACTCGCTGCACTCTCTTTCTCCTGAATGGATCGTTGCGATCTGCGGCAGTCCGACTGGCGCGGGGCTTTCCCCGTCCCCCTCCGTCACGAAGGACGCGCACGGCTGCCGCGCGGTATCCCCGCGCGTGGGTTCGATACGAATGTCGTGCCCGCTATCCCTGGGCCCGCGCCTCCAGGCGCTCTGCCAGCGATTCGAGCATATGGATGAGCTTGTGCTTGCCCTGAAGGGGCTGCCCCTCGTCGGCCGTCTGCTGCCGCTGGCTTCCCTCCCCCGCGGACTTGAGGCGGTTGGTGAGTTCCTGGATCACGTCGGCGATGTCGGCGCGTTCTTCGTCGCTGCCCGATGCGGCCATCAGTTCCTCGTAGATGTCGAGGGCGCCGCGCAGGTCGCCCTGCTCGGCAAGCACCTGCGCCATGGAGCGGGTGCGCAGCGAAAAATGTTCCTCTTCCTCGTCCTGGCCATCGATGGCCTCGGGCGCGTCAGCCACATCCGCCGCGTCACCCGTACCGGTCGCCGCAGGTGCGATCCGCGCATCGGGCTTGTCGGCGGCGTATCCAACTGCGTGATCGGGCTCGTCCTGCATTTCGGGCATGGCCGAGATGGACGGCGCGGCCACATGCAGTGGCGCGGCGGCAGGGGCCGCAGGCATGGCAGCGGGTTCCGTGCCGTTGCCGCCCAGCATGGCCCGCAACCCGTGCTCGATGACGGAAGTCCACGACAGCGCACCCTGGGTGCCGGAACGGAACGAGGCCGCCAGAAAGGCCAGGGCCAGCGCGGTATCGCGGCCCTTGTCCCCTGCGGCCAGGCAGGCGCTCCAGGCATCCCAGAAGCCGGGATAGGCACCCAGCAGGCGGGCCAGCTTGCCCACTTCGCCGTCGCGCAGGTCGTCCCTGTGGCTTGAGTGCAGAAGTTCGATGAGGAAAAGGCGTGCTTCGATGAATTCGGGATGGCGGTCAAGCCCCTGGCGCAGGGTGGCTATGGCGTCATTGGGTTGGCCGTTTTCGGCCAGCAGGCGGGCGAGCGGAAAAAAGACCTTAGAACTCGGTTCGAGTTCAAGTACCTCTTGATACCACTCAATTTTTGCCTTCATCAGATCCGGCTCCCGGTGTGGCCGCTTCCGCCTGCGTCTCGGGGAAGATGTAGAGGATTTCGTTGTCCTTCACGAAGTTCAGCCGCTTGCGGATCATCTTTTCGACATATTTCCCGTCCGACTGCAAGAGCCGTATTTCGCGGCTCAGGGTCAGGTTGCGGGTGTCGAGGTCCTTCAGGCGGGCCTCCATGGCGGTGCACTGCTGCTTCAGCGTCTTGTACGCCACCATGCCCTGGTCGCTCCAGACAAGGCGATACAGCAGGACAACGTTAAGGGCCAGGGAAAGGCCGATGAGCAGGCGCCGCCAGAACATCTCGATCACTGCAACAGCCGGCGTAGCTCGCCGCGGCGTCGCATGGCGGAAACCGGCCCTTTCAGTTCTTCCAGAAAATTCGCGGTGGCGCGCTCTATCCGGCGCACATCGTCCTCGTCCAGCAGCACGGCGTCAAGCCGCTCCATGAACGACTTGAGCACGGTGAACTCCTGCATCAGTTCCCCCCCAAGCTCCAGCCGCTCCAGATCGGGCTCAAGCTCAAGGATGGTCTGCAGGCAGTTCTTCAACCTGCTGTGCAGTCCCTCGTGATCCTGCATGAATGCGTCTCCGGCCATGCGCCCCGCCTGTGCGGGCTAGGCCCGTCCGGCGCCTTCCTTGAGCCAGTTTCCGTAAAATGTATACAGGTAGTTGAAGCCTGAAAATACCGTGAGAAACAACGCGATGTAAAGCATAAACTGCCCTGCCGGGTTGGGGTCCAGCCCGAACCACGGGTAGTGCAGCATCAGCGGCACCAGCGCGAACATCTGCATGACGGTCTTCATCTTGCCGAACTTGTCGGCGGCGATGACCAGCCCTTCGTCGGCGGCCACGGCACGCAGGCCGGTGACCATCAGTTCCCGCGCAATGATCACGATGGCGATCCACCCGGCAATCCAGCCCAGTTCCACCAGCATGATCATCACCGAGCCGATGAGAATCTTGTCGGCCAGCGGATCAAGAAACTTGCCGAAGCTGGTCACCATGTTCGACCGCCGCGCGATGTGCCCGTCGATGATGTCGGTGACCGAGGCCAGCGCAAACAGCACCACGGCCGCCAGGCAGGTGATGCGGCCGGGGAACATCAGCAGCCCGACGATGGCGGGCACGATGAAGATGCGCGCCAGCGTGATGCGGTTGGCAAGGTTGAACATCCGCTGGAAAGGGCTTGGTTGCTGCGTCATGAGGGAGTTCCTAGCACACTTCGCCGCGCTGGCAAAGGGCGGATGGCTGTCGTGCCGTGCCTGGAATGTCGTGGCCCTGCGGGCGCGATGGCTGGCGCGGCAACTGGCGTGACAACTGGCGTGACAAGGGGTGCATTGGGGCCGGGGCGCGCGACTTCGCACGCACCGGCCCGGTCGCAATCAT contains these protein-coding regions:
- the fbp gene encoding class 1 fructose-bisphosphatase, giving the protein MPEVTVTEHLLQHQKRSPAATGQFTTLLNDLILSAKIIARSVNKAGLLDVLGGTGEVNVQGENVQKLDEFANRVLIYRMERSGALCAMGSEENADIIRVSEKLTRGDYILIFDPLDGSSNIDVNINVGTIFSILRRKSPSGDDATMEDVLQSGAEQVAAGYILYGPSTMLVYSTGQGVHGFTLDPTVGEFLLSHPDIRIPERGKIYSVNESYWHYWDEATREAVGYFKGTGNERGKPYSLRYVGSLVADFHRTLLYGGIFMYPMDQRDPQKPQGKLRLQCEASPLAFLAEQAGGLATDGTGRILDIKPQALHERVPLFIGSRRDVQAVTDIYTRHAK
- the pgsA gene encoding CDP-diacylglycerol--glycerol-3-phosphate 3-phosphatidyltransferase — translated: MFNLANRITLARIFIVPAIVGLLMFPGRITCLAAVVLFALASVTDIIDGHIARRSNMVTSFGKFLDPLADKILIGSVMIMLVELGWIAGWIAIVIIARELMVTGLRAVAADEGLVIAADKFGKMKTVMQMFALVPLMLHYPWFGLDPNPAGQFMLYIALFLTVFSGFNYLYTFYGNWLKEGAGRA
- a CDS encoding tetratricopeptide repeat protein, which gives rise to MKAKIEWYQEVLELEPSSKVFFPLARLLAENGQPNDAIATLRQGLDRHPEFIEARLFLIELLHSSHRDDLRDGEVGKLARLLGAYPGFWDAWSACLAAGDKGRDTALALAFLAASFRSGTQGALSWTSVIEHGLRAMLGGNGTEPAAMPAAPAAAPLHVAAPSISAMPEMQDEPDHAVGYAADKPDARIAPAATGTGDAADVADAPEAIDGQDEEEEHFSLRTRSMAQVLAEQGDLRGALDIYEELMAASGSDEERADIADVIQELTNRLKSAGEGSQRQQTADEGQPLQGKHKLIHMLESLAERLEARAQG
- a CDS encoding septum formation initiator family protein; protein product: MFWRRLLIGLSLALNVVLLYRLVWSDQGMVAYKTLKQQCTAMEARLKDLDTRNLTLSREIRLLQSDGKYVEKMIRKRLNFVKDNEILYIFPETQAEAATPGAGSDEGKN